The genomic stretch ATTTTCAGGGAGACGAGCGGTGGTGGCAGCGCGCCTATCAGGAGGGGCAGGGAAACCCCTTCCACGGAGACATCCAGTTCGACGAGAGCGCCAACGTCTACGGTATGGAGATCGCCTACCCGGTTCGAGATCCCGCCTCGAACGAGGTCATCGGTGTGATCAAGGCAATCGCTGACGCCCACGAGATCTCGGCGCTGGTGGGTGCGACCCGGTTGGGGCCGAACACCGAGGCGGTGATCATCGCAGCCGACGGCACGGGGATTCTGGGCCCGGAACGGACGGTGCGCTACCGGTTCCCGGAGGCCGTCTCTCTGGAACAACCGGGCCGGCGCTTCGTCGAAGCGACCGAAATTCGGGCTTTGCCGGCGGAGGAACGCCAAGTCTTTTTGGGATTGCCGCAGTTTCGGATCAGGGATCGGATGGCGGAGTTGGACTGGATTCTGGTGGTTCAGGAGCCCTACGAAGAGGTCTATTCCCCCTTTCGGAACCTGAACAGCTGGTTCATTTATTTCGCCGTGTTCGGCGTCGCGTTGGTGCTGGTTCTGGCGTTGATCTTTTCCCGAATCCTCTCCGGTCCCGTGATCGAGGCCGACCCCCATCTGGAGCGAATCTGACCACGGCCGATCTCCGCTCGAATTCGATTGAAGGATGATTCGTACCGTCCTCGGAGAGATACCGGAAGACAAACTCGGACCCGCGCTGGCCCACGAGCATCTCTACTGCAACATCGCCCGCCACTCCGGCAACCTCGACAACGCCATGATTGACTGGGAGTTGATCGTCCGCGAACTGGGTTCGTTCAAGGCAGCCGGCGGACGGGGCATTCTGGAGGTGACCCCGGTGGACCTGGACGGAGACGCCGAGGCCCTGCGCCGGATCAGCGAGGCGTCCGGCGTCCACATCGTTCGCGGCATCGCCTTCTACCAGGAGGACAGTTACCCCGCGTGGCTGC from Acidobacteriota bacterium encodes the following:
- a CDS encoding cache domain-containing protein, producing MAEQTRSKIRIRPRILILFLLLGIPPLIIGHVVLINGARTTYTEVVANHFSESADSAQTQLMNYLERISNEVGNLTRVSEILEAVSASNRNRLEGTELDSQVEKREGDWLTQDPENSRLQSGILNNEASRFVRKFNSITADFREILVTDALGRLVAASNKTSDYFQGDERWWQRAYQEGQGNPFHGDIQFDESANVYGMEIAYPVRDPASNEVIGVIKAIADAHEISALVGATRLGPNTEAVIIAADGTGILGPERTVRYRFPEAVSLEQPGRRFVEATEIRALPAEERQVFLGLPQFRIRDRMAELDWILVVQEPYEEVYSPFRNLNSWFIYFAVFGVALVLVLALIFSRILSGPVIEADPHLERI